The following is a genomic window from Procambarus clarkii isolate CNS0578487 chromosome 75, FALCON_Pclarkii_2.0, whole genome shotgun sequence.
AAATAACAAGAAATAGACATGTAAATAACAAGAAATAGACATGTAAATAACAAGAAATAGACATGTAAATAACAACTAACAAAAGCCATTTACATAACCACAAACCATGTAGACAATGCGTGTAAACAAGAGCAGTGTGGTAATAGAGGCAGCGTCTGAGAGAAGAGCAATGCTGCTTGACGCTCTACGACTCTCTTGCTACAGAGCAGACTCTTCTCTATACCACAGAGACAAACTGATGGACGGGCAACTGCCTCCCGCGATAGAGCCCCGGTGACTACCGGATCATAAGATGAGGGGACGACTGCCTTAGAGCTCTCATAGAGCACAAGATGGAAGAGCTCTCATAGAGCACAAGATGGAAGAGCTCTCATAGAGCACAAGATGGAAGAGCTCTCATAGAGGACAAGAAGGAAGAGCTCTCATAGAGGACAAGAAGGAAGAGCTCTCATAGAGCACAAGATGGAAGAGCTCTCATAGAGCACAAGATGGAAGAGATCTCATAGAGCACAAGATGGAAGAGCTCTCATAGAGCACAAGATGGAAGAGCTCTCATAGAGCACAAGATGGAAGAGCTCTCATAGAGGACAAGAAGGAAGAGCTCTCATAGAGCACAAGAAGGAAGAGCTCTCATAGAGCACAAGAAGGAAGAGCTCTCATAgagcacaagatggaagaacacatgCCGACCATCCTCATAGTGCAGGTATATAACAGTAGAACAATATGAACAgagccatcagcagaacgctgctacccgccatcagcagaacgctgccacccgccatcagcagaacgctgccacccgccatcagcagaacgctgctacccgccatcagcagaacgctgccacccgccatcagcagaacgctgccacccgccatcaactgaacgctgccacccgccatcaactgaacgctgccacccgccatcaactgaacgctgccacccgccatcaactgaacgctgccacccgccatcaactgaacgctgccacccgccatcaactgaacgctgccacccgccatcaactgaacgctgccacccgccatcaactgaacgctgccacccgccatcaactgaacgctgccacccgccatcaactgaacgctgccacccgccatcaactgaacgctgccacccgccatcagcagaacgctgccacccgccatcagcagaacgctgccacccgccatcaactgaacgctgccacccgccatcagcagaacgctgccacccgccatcagcagaacgctgccACCCGCCATCAACTGAACGCTGCCACCCGCCATCAACTGAACGCTGCCACCCGCCATCAACTGAACGCTGCCACCCGCCATCAACTGAACGCTGCCACCCGCCATCAACTGAACGCTGCCACCCGCCATCAACTGAACGCTGCCACCCGCCATCAACTGAACGCTGCCACCCGCCATCAACTGAACGCTGCCACCCGCCATCAACTGAACGCGGCCACccgccatcagcagaacgctgccACCCGCCATCAGCAGAACGGTGCCACCCGCCATCAACTGAACGCTGCCACCCGCCATCAACTGAACGCTGCCACccgccatcagcagaacgctgccacccgccatcagcagaacgctgccACCCGCCATCAGCAGAACGGTGCCACCCGCCATCAACTGAACGGTGCCACCCGCCATCAACTGAACGGTGCCACccgccatcagcagaacgctgccacccgccatcagcagaacgctgccACCCGCCATCAGCAGAACGGTGCCACCCGCCATCAGCAGAACGGTGCCACccgccatcagcagaacgctgccacccgccatcaactgaacgctgccacccgccatcaactgaacgctgccacccgccatcagcagaacgctgccACCCGCCATCAACTGAACGCTGCCACCCGCCATCAACTGAACGCTGCCACCCGCCATCAACTGAACGCTGCCACCCGCCATCAACTGAACGCTGCCACCCGCCATCAACTGAACGCTGCCACCCGCCATCAACTGAACGCTGCCACCCGCCATCAACTGAACGCTGCCACCCGCCATCAACTGAACGCTGCCACCCGCCATCAACTGAACGCTGCCACCCGCCATCAACTGAACGCGGCCACccgccatcagcagaacgctgccACCCGCCATCAGCAGAACGGTGCCACCCGCCATCAACTGAACGCTGCCACCCGCCATCAACTGAACGCTGCCACccgccatcagcagaacgctgccacccgccatcagcagaacgctgccACCCGCCATCAGCAGAACGGTGCCACCCGCCATCAACTGAACGGTGCCACCCGCCATCAACTGAACGGTGCCACccgccatcagcagaacgctgccacccgccatcagcagaacgctgccACCCGCCATCAGCAGAACGGTGCCACCCGCCATCAGCAGAACGGTGCCACccgccatcagcagaacgctgccacccgccatcagcagaacgctgccacccgccatcagcagaacgctgccacccgccatcagcagaacgctgccacccgccatcagcagaacgctgccacccgccatcagcagaacgctgccACCCGCCATCAGCAGAACGGTGCCACccgccatcagcagaacgctgccacccgccatcagcagaacgctgccACCCGCTATCAACTGAACGCTGCCACccgccatcagcagaacgctgccACCCGCCATCAGCAGAACGGTGCAACCCGCCATCAGCAGAACGGTGCCACccgccatcagcagaacgctgtcACCCGCCATCAACAGAACGCTGCCACCCGCCATCAACTGAACGCTGCCACCCGCCATCAGCAGAACGGTGCCACCCGCCATCAGCAGAACGGTGCCACccgccatcagcagaacgctgccacccgccatcaactgaacgctgccacccgccatcaactgaacgctgccacccgccatcaacagaacgctgccacccgccatcagcagaacgctgccacccgccatcagcagaacgctgccacccgccatcagcagaacgctgccacccgccatcagcagaacgctgccacccgccatcagcagaacgctgccACCCGCCATCAACTGAACGCTGCCACCCGCCATCAACAGAACGCTGCCACCCGCCATCGACTGAACGCTGCCACCCGCCATCGACTGAACGCTGCCACCCGCCATCAACTGAATGGTGCCACCCGCCATCAACTGAACGGTGCCACCCGCCATCAACTGAACGCTGCTACCCGCCATCAACTGAACGCTGCCACCCGCCATCAACTGAATTGTGCCACCCGCCATCAACTGAATGGTGCCACCCGCCATCAACTGAACGCTGCTACCCGCCATCAACTGAACGCTGCCACCCGCCATCAACTGAATGCTGCCACCCGCCATCAACTGAACGCTGCCACCCGCCATCAACTGAACGGTGCCACCCGCCATCAACTGAACGCTGCCACCCGCCATCAACTGAACGCTGCCACCCGCCATCAACTGAACGCTGCCACCCGCCATCAACTGAACGCTGCCACCCGCCATCAACTGAACGCTGCCACCCGCCATCAACTGAACGCTGCCACCCGCCATCAACTGAACGCTGCCACCCGCCATCAACTGAACGCTGCCACCCGCCATCAACTGAACGCTGCCACCCGCCATCAACTGAACGCTGCCACCCGCCATCAACTGAACGCTGCCACCCGCCATCAACTGAACGCTGCCACCCGCCATCAACTGAACGCTGCCACCCTCCATCAACTGAACACTGCCACCCACCATCAACTGAACGCTGCCACCCACCAtcggagtgattcagtgcaatattgtgtagtgcggtgcccggtgtaattatgCGCAGCTGTGgcaagaacagtgctcggtgcgttaagtgctaaagtgaaagcggcgtgttaagtgctagtgttccatctaagtgacaatggcagaaaaaacgACCATCAATGATCTGGACTCGGGTTACGGACCCGAGTTCAGCGTCCGAGTATGGAACagggacgaccacgccatctgtgggtcggctcccgaaaccccctccaaatggacgaagccatctagtgaggacgagatataccggccacaggggctggtttcccgtcttgatcagctagtaacgtagccgctgctgacctctggtgaggtggcgcttagacagcaacgccatctatggagcggataggtggacgtttgtgtctaagcctgtgagtgaggtgccctagagtgtcatcagtactaatgacgtgtctgattacagagtcgacctgggactgctggattggacgatgggcagtctacccaaggcagccgaagtCTCtctacgtgtttgctgcagaagctgtgagtcacccccccccccggatgaacactgttgtgttagtctacctgtgaggtggcagaaccaggaattgtcgtacccggggctgactgatggagaagactagccactggggtgttgtggtgaggagagtgatctgtggaatcacacgaggctcctgcctagggctcgcaaccctagtatcggtcgtggagtggcctacgcagcagagctgattggaacctgccagctacaggctggatttgtggttgaaggcctccacgacggggcacccagtgggactgtgatttggctggcctgtggccaaggtagactcgcctagggaatctaaggattcatcgtgaggccacaagaagagagccagggctactcgtcttgagcaccgtgaaacgtcccgagtcttcggaggaagacaagtgattgtaaataagtgtagtcatagtaaccgcgtgtgactgtttatatatttatttatgatggtggaataattatatatttaatttagtgctgtttttatcccttcccctttaatttacttgcgttacggaacacaccccttgaaagccactactaacttggcgccggatacccaaactctaataagatcagagaaagaacccagttgcgacccaatagggccgtaacacccacCATCAACTGAACGCTGCCACCCACCATCAACTGAACGCTGCCACCCGCCATCAACTGAACGCTGCCACCCACCATCAACAACCATTATAGACAGGTGCAGCAATGGACACACCACCATTACCTCCACCAACAATAAACATGATTCATCAGCTTCACTAGACAGGAGAGTCATCAGCTTCACTAGACAGGAGAGTCATCAGCTTCACTAGACAGGAGAGTCATCAGCTTCACTAGACAGGAGAGTCATCAGCTTCACTAGACAGGAGAGTCATCAGCTTCACTAGACAGGAGAGTCATCAGCTTCACTAGACAGGAGAGTCATCAGCTTCACTAGACAGGAGAGTCATCAGCTTCACTAGACAGGAGTCATCCTGTCACCATTTACAGCCTGACGCCTtaattttttataattatttattttactATATCACCTACTAACAGAAGTTGATTTTTTATTTTGTAACTGTTTTCCTCCTTTACCTACAACTTGAAACACTCCCCCAAAAGATCAACACAATTCATACAACACCATCTACATGAAGTCCCTACTTGCCTCTACGGACCATAAACTTGGTGCTACCTGATACGACCGTTGGTTTGACAGATAGAAACAATAGTAGACTGTCAAAATACTGTACCATACATCACTGACGTATATTTATTACAACAGTaccataggactccacaggactgATGTGGTAATGTGGTACTGTGGTACTCGTGGAAGCCTCAAGGAAGGTGGTGTGTCGTGATTTTGTACAGTGTGACGGGGGAACATGGTGTGGCATTAAGGCAAGTGATGTGACCTAAATCATCTTGTTAGTCCTATTGTAAGTGTCGCTTCATGAACACGTGAGAGCTGAGTAAAGTTACAATAGTACTCACAtattttactcacctatttgtgcttgcgggggttgaggtttggctctttggtcccgcctctcaaccatcaatcaactgatgtacaaattcctgagcctactgggctcttatcatatctacatttgaaactgtgtatggagtcagcctccaccacatcactgcctaatgcattccacctgttaactactctgacactgaaaaagtactttctaacgtctctgtggctcatgtgggtactcagtttccacctgtgtccccttgttcgcgtaccacccgtgttaaacagtttatccttttcaaccctgtcaattcctctgagaattttgtgggtagtgatcatgtctccacttactcttctgtcttccagtgtcgtgaggtgcatttcacgcagactTTCCTCgttattcatgcctcttagttctgggactagtctagtggcatacctctgaaccttttccagcttcgtcttgtgcttgtcaaggtatggggctccatgctggggccgcatactccaggattggacttacatatgtggtatacaaggt
Proteins encoded in this region:
- the LOC138356943 gene encoding filaggrin-2-like, giving the protein MEEHMPTILIVQQNAATRHQQNAATRHQLNAATRHQLNAATRHQLNAATRHQLNAATRHQLNAATRHQLNAATRHQLNAATRHQLNAATRHQLNAATRHQQNAATRHQQNGATRHQLNAATRHQLNAATRHQQNAATRHQQNAATRHQQNGATRHQLNGATRHQLNGATRHQQNAATRHQQNAATRHQQNGATRHQQNGATRHQQNAATRHQLNAATRHQLNAATRHQQNAATRHQLNAATRHQLNAATRHQLNAATRHQLNAATRHQLNAATRHQLNAATRHQLNAATRHQLNAATRHQLNAATRHQLNAATRHQQNAATRHQQNGATRHQLNAATRHQLNAATRHQQNAATRHQQNAATRHQQNGATRHQLNGATRHQLNGATRHQQNAATRHQQNAATRHQQNGATRHQQNGATRHQQNAATRHQQNAATRHQQNAATRHQQNAATRHQQNAATRHQQNAATRHQQNGATRHQQNAATRHQQNAATRYQLNAATRHQQNAATRHQQNGATRHQQNGATRHQQNAVTRHQQNAATRHQLNAATRHQQNGATRHQQNGATRHQQNAATRHQLNAATRHQLNAQNAATRHQQNAATRHQQNAATRHQLNAATRHQQNAATRHRLNAATRHRLNAATRHQLNGATRHQLNGATRHQLNAATRHQLNAATRHQLNCATRHQLNGATRHQLNAATRHQLNAATRHQLNAATRHQLNAATRHQLNGATRHQLNAATRHQLNAATRHQLNAATRHQLNAATRHQLNAATRHQLNAATRHQLNAATRHQLNAATRHQLNAATRHQLNAATRHQLNAATRHQLNAATRHQLNAATLHQLNTATHHQLNAATHHRSDSVQYCVVRCPV